The following are encoded together in the Bicyclus anynana chromosome 2, ilBicAnyn1.1, whole genome shotgun sequence genome:
- the LOC112048857 gene encoding 40S ribosomal protein S11 isoform X1 — protein MADQTERSFQKQPTVFLNRKKGIGVKRSRKPLRYHKDVGLGFKTPREAIEGTYIDKKCPFTGNVSIRGRILTGVVQKMKMQRTIVIRRDYLHYLPKYNRFEKRHRNMSVHLSPCFRDVELGDIVTIGECRPLSKTVRFNVLKVSKGKGSKKSFKKF, from the exons ATGGCGGATCAG ACTGAGCGTTCTTTTCAAAAGCAACCAACTGTCTTCTTGAACCGTAAAAAAGGCATTGGTGTTAAACGAAGCAGGAAACCACTGAGATACCACAAAGACGTGGGTCTTGGTTTCAAGACGCCAAGAGAG gcAATTGAAGGTACCTACATAGACAAGAAATGCCCATTCACTGGTAATGTGTCCATCCGTGGACGTATCCTCACTGGGGTTGTGCAGAAGATGAAGATGCAAAGAACCATTGTCATCAGGCGAGATTACCTTCACTACCTGCCCAAGTACAACAGATTTGAGAAGCGCCACAGAAATATGTCTGTCCATCTGTCACCTTGCTTCAG AGATGTGGAACTTGGCGACATCGTGACGATTGGTGAATGCAGGCCGCTCTCCAAAACTGTACGCTTCAATGTTCTTAAGGTTTCAAAGGGCAAGGGCTCCAAGAAATCTTTcaaaaaattctaa
- the LOC112048857 gene encoding 40S ribosomal protein S11 isoform X2: protein MADQTEKAFQKQATVFLNRKGVMKKKDMRHHKNVGLGFKTPREAIEGTYIDKKCPFTGNVSIRGRILTGVVQKMKMQRTIVIRRDYLHYLPKYNRFEKRHRNMSVHLSPCFRDVELGDIVTIGECRPLSKTVRFNVLKVSKGKGSKKSFKKF from the exons ATGGCGGATCAG ACAGAGAAAGCGTTTCAGAAACAGGCGACGGTGTTCCTCAACCGGAAGGGGGTAATGAAGAAGAAAGATATGAGACACCATAAGAATGTTGGTCTAGGTTTCAAGACTCCAAGAGAG gcAATTGAAGGTACCTACATAGACAAGAAATGCCCATTCACTGGTAATGTGTCCATCCGTGGACGTATCCTCACTGGGGTTGTGCAGAAGATGAAGATGCAAAGAACCATTGTCATCAGGCGAGATTACCTTCACTACCTGCCCAAGTACAACAGATTTGAGAAGCGCCACAGAAATATGTCTGTCCATCTGTCACCTTGCTTCAG AGATGTGGAACTTGGCGACATCGTGACGATTGGTGAATGCAGGCCGCTCTCCAAAACTGTACGCTTCAATGTTCTTAAGGTTTCAAAGGGCAAGGGCTCCAAGAAATCTTTcaaaaaattctaa